The Tubulanus polymorphus chromosome 1, tnTubPoly1.2, whole genome shotgun sequence genome contains a region encoding:
- the LOC141899410 gene encoding IgGFc-binding protein-like isoform X2, with the protein MWRSAIFILASFVLFLQSITSTAEDKDDGFFCQPKTTCSVFDSILSNRIKLPKGNSVGKCIEYCQDNTPCVAVNFHAMSGWCYAFKEEICPESLLHESPHSTYCISSSLDRATGGGSKDDFVCKRDTYCPFYNTYGTLRAEVPVDASGTAVNNCLKYCETHPPCVGVNHVSGWCYTFKDKLCPLDALQHHVSTTYCYAAERNPDGDDNDDDDYDVCAMKPCAGDADCEPLPDGQSRECICEDDDKVYEENVGCVQKNSCTPKPCKSGAKCNPLPDGNYQCTCATGMVYDPNKGCIEWHPCMDNPCGGDAICEPTTGKQFKCSCTRDNQIYDKVKGCIDWNDCMNFPCLEGSTCLPNEGGGYKCLCSSFHVYDPKRGCLNQCQLKPCVGKDVICSENNGERKCQCTSTSHKYDEKLGCILPDPCDANPCKGKEATCQRNPGKSSFRCVCPKGKEYDEELGCITTQCSSTCTMHGDPHYTSFDGLKFDFQGPCKYILVDYPGNSDGSCKFRIVGKNQRLPRNPKVSETKYIEVTVDGLIIRLAANSNVWINGELRAHPVTGLPDHLSIRTQTRNAVFVTSSKCGFTVSFKTRNIVNIKMHSPNAYNGKLGGLCGNCNKNRTDDWTVCSQGDHIGDIYNARARKQKYKVGSNCMVPDPDAVLKECTTPIPPFECVKDIYKGKDKCGFINDVHGPFKDCIKHKDIDSLTMFDNCVFDACASIGDVQYICEALQTLENTCLSKKLPVKPWRSASLCPMKCPPNSHFEGSMSACQPTCTQSQINSCPIGNVAGCKCDDGYVLAGTECIKKTDCDLCTPNPCKNQGDCQTVGGKVKCVCRDGFYGDLCDRDNDICAMKPCAGDADCEPSPDGQTRECICGGDNEIYEENIGCVQKNGCTPKPCKSGAKCNPLPDGKYQCTCATGMVYDPNKGCIEWHPCMDNPCGGDAICEPTTGKQFKCSCTRDNQIYDKVKGCIDWNDCMNFPCLEGSTCLPKESGGYKCLCSSFHVYDPKRGCLNQCQLKPCVGKDVVCSENNGERKCQCTSTSHKYDEKLGCILPDPCDAKPCKGQEATCQRNPGKSSFRCVCPKDKEYDEELGCISTQCSSTCTMHGDPHYTSFDGLKFDFQGPCKYILVDYPGNSDGSCKFRIVGKNQRLAKHPMVSETKYIEVTVDGLNIRLAANSKVWINGELRAHPITGLPDHLSIRTQTRNAVFVTSSKCGFTVSFKTRNIVNIKMHSPNAYNGKLGGLCGNCNKNRTDDWTVCSQGDHIGDIYNARARKQKYKVGSNCMVPDPDAVLKECTTPIPPFECVKDIYKGKDKCGFINDVHGPFKDCIKHKDIDSLTMFDNCVFDACASIGDVQYICEALQTLENTCLSKKLPVKPWRSASLCPMKCPPNSHFEGSMSACQPTCTQSQINSCPIGNVAGCKCDDGYVLAGTECIKKTDCDLCTPNPCKNQGDCQTVGGKVKCVCRDGFYGDLCDRDNDICAMKPCAGDADCEPSPDGQTRECICGGDNEIYEENIGCVQKNGCTPKPCKSGAKCNPLPDGKYQCTCATGMVYDPNKGCIEWHPCMDNPCGGDAICEPTTGKQFKCSCTRDNQIYDKVKGCIDWNDCMNFPCLEGSTCLPKESGGYKCLCSSFHVYDPKRGCLMPDPCDAKPCKGQEATCQRNPGKSSFRCVCPKDKEYDEELGCISTQCSSTCTMHGDPHYTSFDGLKFDFQGPCKYILVDYPGNSDGSCKFRIVGKNQRLAKHPMVSETKYIEVTVDGLNIRLAANSKVWINGELRAHPITGLPDHLSIRTQTRNAVFVTSSKCGFTVSFKTRNIVNIKMHSPNAYNGKLGGLCGNCNQNRTDDWTVCSQGDHIGDIYNARARKQKYKVGSNCMVPDPDAVLKECTTPIPPFECVKDIYKGKDKCGFINDVHGPFKDCIKHKDIDSLTMFDNCVFDACASSGDVQYICEALQTLENTCLSKKLPVKAWRSASLCPMKCPPNSHFEGSMSACQPTCTQSQINSCPIGNVAGCKCDDGYVLAGTECIKKTDCDLCTPNPCKNQGNCQTVGAKVKCICRDGFHGDFCDDAQGVCRPNPCKGTATCVISKTDPSAYECTCDKTKYDGYHPDVGCYKYGDKTENGNSKGAPCTFPFIYKGTPRTRCIPMDAKRPWCAVTPNYDKDFKWGYCSSHLKVYGGNDPLATCAFPFIYQGKSYDHCIAGITGRTWCGTVTDFDTNLYWGYCEP; encoded by the exons ATGTGGAGATCAGCCATCTTCATCCTCGcttcttttgttttatttcttcaatCGATTACATCAACGG CTGAGGATAAAGACGATGGATTCTTCTGCCAACCAAAAACCACATGTTCGGTGTTCGACAGTATTCTATCCAATCGAATAAAATTACCTAAAGGAAATTCAGTGGGAAAATGCATCGAGTATTGCCAGGACAATACACCTTGCGTAGCTGTCAATTTCCACGCCATGTCCGGCTGGTGTTACGCCTTTAAAGAGGAGATATGTCCGGAGAGTCTTCTACACGAAAGTCCGCACTCGACGTATTGCATCAGTTCATCACTTGACAGAGCAACTGGCGGAGGTTCAAAAG ATGATTTCGTATGTAAGCGGGATACTTATTGTCCCTTCTACAACACCTATGGTACCCTACGGGCTGAGGTACCGGTTGATGCCAGTGGTACTGCGGTTAATAATTGCCTAAAATATTGTGAGACTCACCCTCCTTGTGTCGGTGTAAATCACGTTAGTGGGTGGTGTTACACGTTTAAGGACAAACTGTGCCCGCTAGATGCGTTGCAACATCATGTCTCGACAACTTACTGTTATGCGGCTGAAAGGAATCCAG AtggtgatgataatgatgatgatgattatgacgTATGTGCCATGAAGCCATGCGCTGGTGATGCTGATTGTGAGCCTTTACCTGATGGACAGTCACGTGAATGTATCTGTGAGGACGATGATAAAGTCTATGAAGAGAATGTCGGTTGTGTTC aaaaaaatagttGTACCCCCAAACCGTGTAAATCTGGTGCAAAATGCAATCCCCTACCGGATGGAAATTACCAGTGTACTTGTGCTACTGGAATGGTTTACGATCCCAACAAAGGATGTATCG AATGGCATCCTTGTATGGATAATCCATGTGGAGGTGATGCTATTTGCGAACCAACAACTGGCAAACAATTCAAATGTTCGTGCACTCGTGACAATCAGATTTATGATAAAGTGAAAGGTTGCATAG acTGGAATGACTGCATGAATTTCCCTTGTTTGGAGGGTTCGACGTGTCTTCCGAACGAAGGTGGTGGCTACAAGTGTCTGTGTAGTTcttttcatgtatatgatCCAAAACGCGGGTGTCTCA ATCAGTGTCAATTGAAACCTTGCGTTGGAAAAGATGTTATTTGTTCGGAAAATAACGGCGAAAGAAAATGTCAATGTACATCTACTAGTCacaaatatgatgaaaaattgGGATGTATCT TGCCAGATCCGTGCGATGCTAATCCGTGTAAGGGGAAAGAGGCCACGTGTCAGCGAAATCCAGGAAAATCATCGTTCAGATGTGTCTGTCCAAAGGGTAAAGAATATGACGAGGAATTAGGATGTATAA CTACTCAGTGTTCTAGTACGTGTACAATGCATGGTGATCCGCACTACACAAGTTTTGATGGATTGAAGTTCGATTTCCAAGGCCCATGTAAATACATACTCGTAGATTATCCCGGAAATAGCGATGGCTCCTGTAAATTCCGTATCGTCGGCAAAAACCAGAGACTACCTAGAAACCCAAAAGTTTCTGAAACAAAGTACATCGAAGTGACAGTTGATGGTTTGATCATCAGGCTCGCTGCCAACAGTAATGTTTGG ATAAATGGTGAATTGCGAGCGCACCCTGTAACTGGTTTACCAGACCATCTCTCAATCAGAACTCAAACTAGAAACGCTGTATTTGTGACGAGTTCTAAATGCGGATTTACAGTCTCTTTTAAAACTCGAAACATCGTCAATATCAAAATGCACAGTCCGAATGCGTATAACGGGAAACTAGGCGGACTTTGCGGGAATTGTAACAAGAATCGTACCGACGATTGGACTGTCTGTAGCCAAGGTGATCATATCGGTGACATATACAACGCGAGGGcacgaaaacaaaaatataaggTCGGAAGCAATTGCATGGTACCCGATCCTGACGCCGTACTCAAGGA GTGTACAACGCCAATACCTCCATTCGAGTGTGTAAAAGATATTTACAAAGGAAAAGATAAATGTGGCTTCATCAACGATGTGCACGGTCCGTTTAAAGATTGCATCAAGCATAAAGATATCGATAGTTTAACCATGTTTGACAACTGTGTGTTCGACGCCTGCGCTTCCATTGGTGACGTGCAATACATCTGCGAGGCTTTGCAGACTCTAGAAAACACATGTCTCTCTAAAAAGTTACCTGTCAAACCCTGGCGATCAGCATCTTTATGTC CCATGAAATGTCCACCGAATAGCCATTTTGAAGGCAGTATGTCAGCATGTCAACCAACCTGCACTCAATCGCAAATAAATTCGTGTCCAATCGGAAATGTCGCTGGTTGTAAATGTGATGATGGATATGTTCTCGCAGGCACGGAATGTATCAAGAAAACAGACTGCG ATTTGTGTACACCAAACCCATGTAAAAACCAAGGCGATTGTCAAACCGTTGGCGGTAAAGTTAAATGTGTTTGCAGAGACGGATTTTACGGAGATCTTTGTGATAGAG ATAATGATATATGTGCCATGAAGCCTTGCGCTGGTGATGCTGATTGTGAGCCTTCGCCTGATGGACAGACACGTGAATGTATCTGCGGGGGTGACAATGAGATCTACGAGGAGAATATCGGTTGTGTTC aaaaaaatggttGTACCCCAAAACCCTGTAAGTCTGGTGCAAAATGCAATCCCCTACCGGATGGAAAATATCAGTGTACTTGTGCTACTGGAATGGTTTACGATCCCAACAAAGGATGTATCG AATGGCATCCTTGTATGGATAATCCTTGTGGAGGTGATGCTATTTGCGAACCAACAACTGGCAAACAATTCAAATGTTCATGCACTCGTGACAATCAGATTTATGATAAAGTGAAAGGTTGCATAG actGGAATGACTGCATGAATTTCCCTTGTTTGGAGGGTTCGACGTGTCTTCCGAAGGAAAGTGGTGGTTACAAGTGTCTGTGTAGTTcttttcatgtatatgatCCAAAACGCGGGTGTCTCA ATCAGTGTCAATTGAAACCTTGCGTTGGAAAAGATGTTGTTTGTTCGGAAAATAACGGTGAAAGAAAATGTCAATGTACATCTACTAGTCacaaatatgatgaaaaattgGGATGTATCT TGCCAGATCCGTGCGATGCTAAACCATGTAAAGGGCAAGAGGCCACGTGTCAGCGAAATCCAGGAAAATCATCGTTCAGATGTGTCTGTCCAAAGGACAAAGAATATGACGAAGAATTAGGATGCATAT CTACCCAGTGTTCTAGTACGTGTACAATGCATGGTGATCCGCACTACACAAGTTTTGATGGATTGAAGTTCGATTTCCAAGGCCCATGTAAATACATACTCGTAGATTATCCCGGAAATAGCGATGGCTCCTGTAAATTCCGCATCGTCGGCAAAAACCAGAGACTAGCTAAACACCCTATGGTTTCCGAAACAAAGTACATCGAAGTGACAGTTGATGGTTTGAACATCAGGCTCGCTGCCAACAGTAAAGTTTGG ATAAATGGTGAATTGCGAGCACATCCTATAACTGGTTTACCAGACCATCTCTCAATCAGAACTCAAACTAGAAACGCTGTATTTGTGACGAGTTCTAAATGCGGATTTACAGTCTCTTTTAAAACTCGAAACATCGTCAATATCAAAATGCACAGTCCGAATGCGTATAACGGGAAACTAGGCGGACTTTGCGGGAATTGTAACAAGAATCGTACCGACGATTGGACTGTCTGTAGCCAAGGTGATCATATCGGTGACATATACAACGCGAGGGcacgaaaacaaaaatataaggTCGGAAGCAATTGCATGGTACCCGATCCTGACGCCGTACTCAAGGA GTGTACAACGCCAATACCTCCATTCGAGTGTGTAAAAGATATTTACAAAGGAAAAGATAAATGTGGCTTCATCAACGATGTGCACGGTCCGTTTAAAGATTGCATCAAGCATAAAGATATCGATAGTTTAACCATGTTTGACAACTGTGTGTTCGACGCCTGCGCTTCCATTGGTGACGTGCAATACATCTGCGAGGCTTTGCAGACTCTAGAAAACACATGTCTCTCTAAAAAGTTACCTGTCAAACCCTGGCGATCAGCATCTTTATGTC CCATGAAATGTCCACCGAATAGCCATTTTGAAGGCAGTATGTCAGCATGTCAACCAACCTGCACTCAATCGCAAATAAATTCGTGTCCAATCGGAAATGTCGCTGGTTGTAAATGTGATGATGGATATGTTCTCGCAGGCACGGAATGTATCAAGAAAACAGACTGCG ATTTGTGTACACCAAACCCATGTAAAAACCAAGGCGATTGTCAAACCGTTGGCGGTAAAGTTAAATGTGTTTGCAGAGACGGATTTTACGGAGATCTTTGTGATAGAG ATAATGATATATGTGCCATGAAGCCTTGCGCTGGTGATGCTGATTGTGAGCCTTCGCCTGATGGACAGACACGTGAATGTATCTGCGGGGGTGACAATGAGATCTACGAGGAGAATATCGGTTGTGTTC aaaaaaatggttGTACCCCAAAACCCTGTAAGTCTGGTGCAAAATGCAATCCCCTACCGGATGGAAAATATCAGTGTACTTGTGCTACTGGAATGGTTTACGATCCCAACAAAGGATGTATCG AATGGCATCCTTGTATGGATAATCCTTGTGGAGGTGATGCTATTTGCGAACCAACAACTGGCAAACAATTCAAATGTTCATGCACTCGTGACAATCAGATTTATGATAAAGTGAAAGGTTGCATAG actGGAATGACTGCATGAATTTCCCTTGTTTGGAGGGTTCGACGTGTCTTCCGAAGGAAAGTGGTGGTTACAAGTGTCTGTGTAGTTcttttcatgtatatgatCCAAAACGCGGGTGTCTCA TGCCAGATCCGTGCGATGCTAAACCATGTAAAGGGCAAGAGGCCACGTGTCAGCGAAATCCAGGAAAATCATCGTTCAGATGTGTCTGTCCAAAGGACAAAGAATATGACGAAGAATTAGGATGCATAT CTACCCAGTGTTCTAGTACGTGTACAATGCATGGTGATCCGCACTACACAAGTTTTGATGGATTGAAGTTCGATTTCCAAGGCCCATGTAAATACATACTCGTAGATTATCCCGGAAATAGCGATGGCTCCTGTAAATTCCGCATCGTCGGCAAAAACCAGAGACTAGCTAAACACCCTATGGTTTCCGAAACAAAGTACATCGAAGTGACAGTTGATGGTTTGAACATCAGGCTCGCTGCCAACAGTAAAGTTTGG ATAAATGGTGAATTGCGAGCACATCCTATAACTGGTTTACCAGACCATCTCTCAATCAGAACTCAAACTAGAAACGCTGTATTTGTGACGAGTTCTAAATGCGGATTTACAGTCTCTTTTAAAACTCGAAACATCGTCAATATCAAAATGCACAGTCCGAATGCGTATAACGGGAAACTAGGCGGACTTTGCGGGAATTGTAACCAGAATCGTACCGACGATTGGACTGTCTGTAGCCAAGGTGATCATATCGGTGACATATACAACGCGAGGGcacgaaaacaaaaatataaggTCGGAAGCAATTGCATGGTACCCGATCCTGACGCCGTACTCAAGGA GTGTACAACGCCAATACCGCCATTCGAGTGTGTAAAAGATATTTACAAAGGAAAAGATAAATGTGGCTTCATCAACGATGTGCACGGTCCGTTTAAAGATTGCATCAAGCATAAAGATATCGATAGTTTAACCATGTTTGACAACTGTGTGTTCGACGCCTGCGCTTCCAGTGGTGACGTGCAATACATCTGCGAGGCTTTGCAGACTCTAGAAAACACATGTCTCTCTAAAAAGTTACCTGTCAAAGCCTGGCGATCAGCATCTTTATGTC CGATGAAATGTCCACCGAATAGCCATTTTGAAGGCAGTATGTCAGCATGTCAACCAACCTGCACTCAATCGCAAATAAATTCGTGTCCAATCGGAAATGTCGCTGGTTGTAAATGTGATGATGGATATGTTCTCGCAGGAACGGAATGTATCAAGAAAACAGACTGCG ATTTGTGTACACCAAATCCATGTAAAAACCAAGGCAATTGTCAAACCGTTGGCGCTAAAGTGAAATGTATTTGTAGAGACGGATTTCACGGAGATTTCTGTGATGATG CTCAGGGTGTGTGTCGACCAAACCCTTGTAAAGGTACAGCAACGTGTGTCATTTCTAAGACGGATCCTTCTGCCTACGAATGCAcatgcgataaaaccaaatatgACGGGTATCATCCAGACGTTGGTTGTTACAAATACG GTGATAAAACAGAGAATGGGAATTCGAAAGGTGCTCCGTGTACATTTCCATTTATATACAAGGGGACACCGAGAACTCGATGTATTCCTATGGACGCCAAAAGACCCTGGTGTGCAGTTACCCCAAATTACGACAAGGATTTCAAATGGGGCTATTGCAGCA GTCACTTGAAGGTTTATGGTGGCAATGATCCGCTAGCGACGTGTGCATTCCCTTTCATTTATCAAGGAAAAAGTTACGACCATTGCATAGCAGGAATAACAGGTCGCACGTGGTGTGGAACGGTTACTGATTTCGATACAAACTTATACTGGGGATATTGTGAAC CTTAG